In Maylandia zebra isolate NMK-2024a linkage group LG12, Mzebra_GT3a, whole genome shotgun sequence, a single genomic region encodes these proteins:
- the cox6a1 gene encoding cytochrome c oxidase subunit 6A1, mitochondrial: MCTNLFRSIRQPERKMAAFGRFSQVLLRSSLTQTRRQLSAAAGHGEQSGKTWKILTFVVALPGVGVCMLNTFLKEQHHSHEQPEFVPYTHLRIRSKRFPWGDGNKSLFHNPHVNPLPDGYEGHE; this comes from the exons ATGTGTACAAACCTCTTCCGGTCTATTCGTCAGCCAGAAAGGAAAATGGCGGCCTTTGGACGTTTCTCTCAAGTGTTGCTGAGGTCTTCTTTGACCCAAACCCGGCGTCAGCTCTCTGCCGCTGCCGGACACGGCGAGCAGTCAG GTAAGACCTGGAAGATCCTCACCTTCGTGGTTGCCCTTCCAGGtgttggagtttgcatgttgaaCACATTCTTGAAGGAGCAGCACCACAGCCATGAGCAACCAGAGTTTGTCCCCTACACCCATCTCCGCATTCGCAGCAAG CGTTTCCCCTGGGGTGATGGCAACAAAAGTCTTTTCCACAACCCACATGTGAATCCTCTTCCTGATGGCTATGAGGGACATgagtaa
- the LOC101470150 gene encoding uncharacterized protein LOC101470150 — protein sequence MNADGDFQIMRKQERAHFFSSKEQELILKLYEEEREILTAKSNTTSASKLREEAWQRIADKINAVSDSGYKRTWQQVKVKHKNIVQTAKRKRVAMMRNEGGSATPSLNSGEDDVLHHKDNGLRVEVLPGGACIDPAAVSDSSFMSVSGHPVLLLPITKTEPESLSSDETDISDTQFEGDVHGSSLQEGANAAGATAGGRSGEKQTENLRSLYCSYLKKEIENRDQEMAYRALKMRKLEKEILLLDKQLM from the exons ATGAACGCAGACGGAG attttcagaTAATGAGGAAACAGGAGAGGGCGCATTTTTTCAGCTCCAAAGAGCAGGAGCTCATTCTGAAGTTGTatgaagaggagagagagatacTAACAGCTAAATCCAACACCACCAGTGCCTCTAAACTCAGAGAGGAAGCCTGGCAGAGAATTGCTGATAAAATAAATGC GGTCTCAGACAGTGGCTACAAAAGGACATGGCAGCAAGTAAAAGTCAAACACAAGAACATTGTGCAAACAG CAAAAAGGAAAAGGGTTGCAATGATGAGAAACGAGGGCGGCTCGGCGACCCCGTCTCTGAACTCGGGTGAGGACGACGTGCTGCATCACAAAGACAATGGGCTGAGGGTGGAGGTTCTCCCTGGAGGCGCCTGTATTGACCCAGCAGCTGTGTCTGACAGCTCTTTCATGAGCG TGTCGGGCCACCCTGTCCTGCTGCTGCCCATAACAAAGACTGAACCAGAGAGCCTCAGCAGCGACGAGACGGACATTAGTGACACTCAGTTTGAAGGG GACGTTCACGGCAGCAGCTTGCAGGAGGGCGCTAACGCGGCCGGGGCTACAGCTGGTGGCAGAAGCGGAGAG AAGCAGACAGAAAACCTCAGGTCTCTCTACTGCTCCTACCTCAAGAAGGAGATTGAGAACCGGGACCAAGAGATGGCTTACAGAGCACTTAAAATGAGGAAGCTGGAGAAAGAAATCTTATTACTTGACAAGCAGCTGATGTGA